One window from the genome of Acinetobacter sp. ANC 7912 encodes:
- the clpA gene encoding ATP-dependent Clp protease ATP-binding subunit ClpA, with protein MLSRQLEVSLRLAVSMARQKRHEFLTVEHLLLALLDNDSAVNALKACGADIVVLRKELEEYVEQHTPKLGENNDQAPHPTESFDRILQRAIFHVQSSGGDRTVEGADILVAMYSERDSFAVYLLKRHQINRLTLTQYLSHGTRKEEVQSEEEIEELDGESASSSASGPLDLYTTNLNLEAQKGKTDPLIGREKEIERAAQILCRRRKNNPLLVGDPGVGKTSIAEGLAWLIVNGKAPKPLEKAEIYSLDIGALVAGTKYRGDFEKRLKQLLNALKKKPEAVLFIDEIHMIIGAGSSMGSTMDASNLIKPALANGTLRCIGSTTFQEYRQVFEKDHALSRRFQKIDVNEPSISETIDILRGLKSKFEDFHHVKYDDQALVSAVELSAKFINDRFLPDKAIDVIDEAGAQRRLKAEQEDSLITVENIEDIVSKIARIPPKTVSKDDKTVLENLERDLKRVVFGQDEAIEALASAIKLSRAGLKSPDKPVGSFVFAGPTGVGKTEVTKQLAKLLGVELVRFDMSEYMERHAVSRLIGAPPGYVGFDQGGLLTDAIHKNPHCVLLLDEIEKAHPDVFNLLLQIMDHGSLTDNNGRKSDFRNVVLVLTTNIGAESISRVSIGFMEQDNSKDNQEAMKKAFSPEFRNRLDGVIQFKALPTTVIESVVDKFLTELQAQLDEKKVVLEVDQSAREWMAENGYDRLMGARPMQRLIQEHLKKPLAEMILFGELAENGGNVAVSVRKENGKAVGLKLEVFEDQTAEPA; from the coding sequence ATGCTCAGTCGTCAATTAGAAGTATCACTACGTTTGGCTGTTAGCATGGCTCGTCAAAAGAGACATGAGTTTCTGACAGTAGAACATTTATTATTGGCTTTACTTGATAATGATTCCGCAGTGAATGCACTGAAAGCGTGTGGTGCAGATATTGTGGTATTGCGTAAAGAACTTGAAGAATACGTAGAACAACACACTCCGAAACTCGGTGAGAATAACGATCAAGCACCCCATCCAACTGAAAGTTTTGACCGGATCCTGCAGCGTGCAATTTTCCATGTACAGTCAAGTGGTGGGGATCGTACCGTTGAAGGTGCTGATATTCTAGTTGCAATGTACTCTGAGCGTGATTCGTTTGCAGTGTATCTGTTGAAACGTCATCAGATTAATCGTCTGACTTTGACACAATACCTGTCTCATGGCACTCGCAAGGAAGAAGTACAGTCTGAAGAAGAAATTGAAGAGCTGGATGGCGAATCCGCATCTTCAAGTGCTTCTGGTCCATTGGATTTGTACACAACCAATCTGAACCTTGAAGCGCAGAAGGGTAAAACTGATCCACTGATTGGCCGTGAAAAAGAAATTGAGCGTGCTGCACAGATTCTTTGCCGTCGTCGTAAAAACAACCCGCTGCTGGTGGGTGATCCTGGTGTTGGTAAAACTTCCATTGCCGAAGGTCTGGCATGGTTAATTGTAAATGGAAAGGCACCTAAACCGCTGGAAAAAGCCGAAATCTATAGCCTGGATATCGGTGCCCTGGTAGCAGGAACCAAATACCGTGGTGACTTCGAAAAGCGTTTAAAACAACTGTTAAATGCGCTGAAAAAGAAACCAGAAGCCGTGTTGTTTATTGATGAGATTCACATGATCATTGGTGCAGGTTCCAGCATGGGCAGCACTATGGATGCATCGAATCTGATCAAGCCAGCTTTAGCGAATGGCACATTACGTTGCATCGGTTCAACTACATTCCAGGAATACCGTCAGGTCTTTGAAAAAGATCATGCTTTATCACGTCGTTTCCAGAAGATTGATGTCAATGAGCCTTCGATTTCTGAAACCATTGATATTCTGCGTGGCCTGAAATCTAAGTTTGAAGATTTCCACCATGTGAAATATGACGATCAGGCACTGGTCTCTGCAGTAGAACTGTCAGCGAAATTTATCAATGACCGTTTCCTGCCGGATAAAGCTATTGATGTCATCGATGAAGCGGGTGCTCAGCGCCGTCTGAAAGCGGAGCAGGAAGACAGCCTGATTACGGTGGAAAACATCGAAGACATCGTGTCCAAGATTGCCCGTATTCCACCAAAAACGGTTTCTAAAGACGACAAGACTGTGCTTGAGAATCTGGAACGTGATCTTAAACGAGTGGTGTTTGGTCAGGATGAAGCGATTGAAGCACTGGCTTCTGCAATCAAACTGTCGCGTGCAGGTCTGAAATCTCCAGACAAGCCAGTCGGTAGCTTTGTCTTCGCAGGTCCAACTGGTGTCGGTAAAACCGAAGTGACCAAACAGCTGGCTAAACTGCTGGGTGTAGAACTGGTACGCTTCGACATGTCGGAATACATGGAACGTCATGCGGTTTCCCGTTTAATTGGTGCGCCTCCGGGCTATGTCGGTTTCGATCAAGGTGGTTTGCTGACAGATGCGATTCACAAAAATCCGCACTGTGTCTTGCTGCTGGATGAGATTGAAAAAGCCCATCCAGATGTATTTAACCTGTTATTGCAAATCATGGATCATGGCTCTTTGACCGATAATAACGGTCGTAAGTCTGACTTCCGTAACGTAGTACTGGTACTGACTACCAATATTGGTGCGGAAAGCATTTCCCGTGTCAGCATTGGTTTCATGGAGCAGGATAACAGCAAAGACAATCAGGAAGCGATGAAGAAAGCCTTCTCACCTGAATTCCGTAACCGTCTTGACGGCGTGATCCAGTTCAAGGCATTGCCGACTACGGTGATCGAAAGTGTGGTAGACAAGTTCCTGACTGAACTGCAAGCACAACTGGATGAGAAGAAAGTGGTGCTGGAAGTGGATCAGAGTGCGCGTGAATGGATGGCTGAAAATGGTTATGATCGCCTGATGGGTGCTCGTCCAATGCAACGTTTGATTCAGGAACATCTGAAAAAACCACTGGCAGAAATGATTCTGTTTGGTGAGCTTGCAGAAAATGGCGGTAATGTCGCAGTCTCTGTCCGTAAAGAAAATGGCAAGGCTGTCGGCTTGAAATTGGAAGT